In one window of Solanum pennellii chromosome 2, SPENNV200 DNA:
- the LOC107010581 gene encoding transcription factor bHLH25-like produces the protein MDNSSLSQWFSRTEEGVFYSNKNNSIDDFTTQKSTISEDQETSELSITPDSARSNSRSYFHKEISISKASKIDFSLVTPMENFPIGSKRPATDHHHQPKLNKISSSFLSFNNNNNNTESVFPSHQGCKIEAMDDMYLCDSSDQMFYPCVKSNGCYDAKDKKGGKRIPSVELQDHIIAERKRREKLSQRFVALSTILPGLKKVDKASILEQAIKHVKDLKEKVQLLEEEKKSVMFMNKSKLETEEYTSSEENNNDSDLPADIEVRFSDNNVLIRITCARRNAFVLNIHSEIEKLHLTIVQSCMMPFGKQAIDITLVAQMEESFCMTLKDVAKHVRMVTGRLMTQA, from the exons ATGGACAATTCATCGCTAAGTCAATGGTTTTCAAGAACG GAAGAAGGTGTGTTCTACTCGAATAAAAACAATTCCATCGACGATTTCACCACTCAAAAATCCACAATCTCCGAAGATCAAGAGACTAGTGAATTGTCTATTACTCCAGACAGTGCTCGTTCTAATTCGCGATCTTATTTCCATAAAGAAATTAGTATAAGTAAAGCCTCGAAAATTGATTTTTCCCTCGTTACCCCTATGGAAAATTTCCCAATTGGTTCAAAGAGACCTGCAACTGATCATCATCATCAGCCCAAATTGAATAAGAtctcttcatcttttctttcttttaataataacaataataatacgGAATCAGTGTTTCCTAGTCATCAAGGATGTAAAATCGAAGCTATGGATGATATGTATTTGTGTGATTCATCAGATCAGATGTTTTATCCTTGTGTGAAATCGAACGGTTGTTACGATGCGAAGGataaaaaagggggaaaaagaATTCCTTCAGTAGAATTACAAGATCATATTATTGCTGAGAGAAAGCGCAGAGAGAAACTCAGCCAGAGGTTTGTGGCACTTTCAACCATTCTTCCAGGGCTAAAAAAG GTGGACAAAGCTTCAATTCTTGAGCAAGCAATCAAACATGTGAAAGATCTTAAAGAAAAAGTGCAACTAttggaagaagagaaaaaatcagTTATGTTTATGAATAAATCTAAGCTGGAAACGGAAGAGTACACTTCATCTGAAGAAAACAACAATGACAGCGATTTACCGGCAGATATTGAAGTAAGATTCTCAGATAATAATGTATTGATCAGAATTACCTGTGCGCGGCGCAACGCATTTGTGCTGAATATCCATAGCGAAATAGAGAAGCTTCATCTTACCATTGTTCAAAGCTGTATGATGCCATTTGGGAAACAAGCAATTGATATAACACTAGTCGCACAG ATGGAGGAAAGTTTCTGCATGACACTAAAGGATGTTGCGAAGCATGTCCGAATGGTCACAGGGAGGTTGATGACCCAAGCTTAG
- the LOC107010735 gene encoding transcription factor bHLH18-like, with the protein MDTWWSEMETSNMNDHNFVNQSQTMTQFNEFPFNSKPFSTFSPPPPPPSNVISNYSYSNSMSTKNQFENLNTFKVVKREVPSGTTINFSSSVNSMEDSDFGDIEAAMGFGAAITTTTDQKKSYNRTSVQAQDHVLAERKRRERLTKRFIALSTLIPNLKKLDKATVLGDAIQYIKELEEQVKTLEEKNKKCSEEPVIPPAKRPRLVSSCADSSSSDEISSVSTVCTDRSLPDIEVRASDGNILIRIYCKKQNGMMKEIFNEVEKLHLSIISCSVMPFGYNTSHVTIIAQMDHKLTSNTPNHVANRIRAAMVKEEANSFTA; encoded by the exons ATGGATACATGGTGGTCTGAAATG GAGACTAGCAATATGAATGATCACAACTTTGTTAATCAGAGCCAGACGATGACACAATTTAATGAATTTCCTTTCAATTCTAAGCCCTTTTCTACTTTTTcccctcctcctcctcctccctCCAATGTAATTTCTAATTACAGCTACTCCAATTCAATGTCAACCAAAAATCAATTCGAAAATTTGAACACCTTTAAAGTCGTTAAGCGTGAGGTTCCATCTGGAACTACAATAAACTTCTCTTCTTCCGTTAATTCTATGGAGGATTCTGATTTTGGTGATATCGAGGCCGCCATGGGATTTGGTGCTGCTATTACGACTACTACTGATCAGAAGAAAAGTTACAATAGAACAAGTGTTCAGGCACAAGATCACGTTCTAGCTGAAAGAAAGCGAAGAGAACGCTTAACTAAGCGTTTTATAGCTTTATCTACCCTCATTCCAAACCTCAAGAAG TTGGACAAAGCAACAGTACTGGGAGATGCTATCCAATATATAAAAGAGCTGGAAGAACAAGTAAAAACCCTTGaggaaaaaaacaagaaatgtAGTGAGGAACCGGTGATTCCACCAGCAAAGAGACCTCGATTGGTCTCCAGTTGTGCCGATTCATCGTCGTCCGACGAAATATCAAGTGTTAGTACAGTCTGCACAGATCGATCATTGCCAGATATTGAAGTTAGAGCTTCAGATGGAAATATTTTGATAAGGATTTATTGCAAAAAACAAAATGGGATGATGAAGGAAATATTCAATGAAGTGGAAAAACTTCATCTTTCTATCATTAGTTGCAGTGTTATGCCTTTTGGCTACAACACTTCCCACGTGACCATTATTGCTCAg ATGGATCATAAATTAACAAGCAATACACCAAATCATGTTGCAAATAGAATCCGAGCGGCGATGGTGAAAGAAGAAGCCAACTCCTTTACAGCATAG
- the LOC107010880 gene encoding transcription factor bHLH18-like, with protein sequence MDISSATWWSEMDVMNMNELQYIDQTFDDFAFNSDLFTLDNIQVSQSGEIFEEKPAFCSSINQNTSTSPPCSSPSVISFSNSNSPSATPTTTNAQNYFKNLNTSSLKTEVPSGTTINFSSSNTCSDSDYDDSKQLFQAMGFGAGQSKKMNYSRTPLQAQDHVLAERKRRERLTQYFVTLSTLIPNLKKLDKASILGDAITYIKQLEEQVKRLDEEANKQPVKRSRLHSNYDNFSTCNENSNKSVVPEIDVRVSDGNVLIRVCCKKQAGIIKEIFSQVEMFQLTITSSSVIPFGYDTTLISIVAQMDHQLDMATEQVANNIRLSIMKLINSHK encoded by the exons ATGGATATTTCATCAGCTACATGGTGGTCTGAAATG gatgttatgaatatgaacgaACTTCAATACATTGACCAGACATTTGATGATTTTGCATTCAATAGTGACCTATTTACCTTGGATAATATTCAAGTTTCTCAAAGTGGTGAAATATTTGAGGAGAAACCAGCCTTTTGCAGTTCAATTAACCAAAATACTAGTACCTCTCCGCCTTGTTCGTCTCCCagtgttatttctttttccAACTCCAATTCTCCATCAGCCACTCCTACTACTACTAATGCCCAAAACtactttaaaaatttgaatacatCTTCTCTTAAGACTGAGGTTCCATCAGGAACTACTATTAATTTCTCCTCATCAAATACTTGTTCTGATTCTGATTACGATGATAGTAAGCAACTATTCCAGGCCATGGGATTTGGTGCTGGTCAGTCGAAGAAGATGAATTATAGTAGAACGCCTTTACAGGCTCAAGACCATGTTTTGGCTGAAAGAAAGAGAAGAGAACGACTCACTCAGTATTTCGTAACTCTGTCCACCCTCATCCCTAACCTAAAGAAG TTGGACAAGGCATCAATACTTGGAGATGCGATTACATATATTAAACAACTTGAAGAACAAGTAAAAAGGCTAGACGAAGAAGCTAACAAGCAACCAGTTAAGAGAAGTCGGTTGCACTCAAATTATGACAATTTTTCAACTTGTAATGAAAACTCCAACAAATCAGTTGTTCCAGAAATTGACGTTAGAGTTTCAGATGGAAATGTGTTGATTAGAGTTTGTTGCAAAAAGCAAGCGGGAATAATAAAGGAAATATTCAGCCAAGTAGAAATGTTTCAACTCACTATTACTAGTAGCAGTGTCATTCCATTTGGTTATGATACAACACTCATATCTATTGTTGCTCAG ATGGATCATCAGTTGGACATGGCAACAGAACAAGTCGCGAACAACATACGTTTGTCTATAATGAAGCTTATCAATAGCCATAAATAA